One stretch of Candidatus Nitrosotenuis cloacae DNA includes these proteins:
- a CDS encoding chlorite dismutase family protein yields MSENRMFFNFSFFKIDPKWRWMADLAKEESAKEIEQVIRNSKIKCRTYSTLGLRDDAEFLLWFASESVEEIQSVISKIYSTVFGKYIIPSHVYLSSTRPSIYAKTGKALSFVAGEEPKKYTVVYPFIKTRDWYLLPLEQRKKMMDEHIEVGHKFPQVSLNTTYSFGIHDEDFMLAFESDDLHAFQDLIMELRETQVSKYIEKDTPMIVCVKKDIIPLIASLG; encoded by the coding sequence ATGTCAGAGAATAGAATGTTTTTCAACTTTTCATTTTTTAAGATAGACCCAAAGTGGCGCTGGATGGCAGATCTAGCAAAGGAAGAATCAGCCAAGGAAATAGAGCAGGTAATTAGAAACTCCAAGATAAAGTGTAGAACATATTCTACACTGGGTCTAAGAGACGATGCCGAGTTTTTGCTCTGGTTTGCATCCGAATCAGTAGAAGAGATTCAGAGTGTCATCTCTAAAATATACAGTACTGTCTTTGGCAAATACATCATACCATCTCATGTGTATCTATCATCCACAAGGCCATCCATTTACGCAAAGACTGGCAAAGCACTATCGTTTGTTGCAGGAGAAGAACCAAAGAAATACACCGTTGTATACCCATTCATCAAGACAAGGGACTGGTATCTTTTGCCACTAGAGCAGAGAAAAAAAATGATGGATGAGCACATTGAGGTAGGTCACAAGTTTCCTCAGGTCTCACTAAACACAACATACTCGTTTGGAATTCATGATGAGGACTTTATGCTGGCCTTTGAATCAGATGATCTTCATGCATTTCAGGATTTGATAATGGAGCTTAGAGAGACACAGGTCTCCAAGTATATTGAAAAAGACACTCCGATGATTGTGTGCGTCAAAAAAGACATCATTCCCCTGATTGCAAGCTTGGGCTAG